A region of Anolis carolinensis isolate JA03-04 unplaced genomic scaffold, rAnoCar3.1.pri scaffold_7, whole genome shotgun sequence DNA encodes the following proteins:
- the plvap gene encoding plasmalemma vesicle-associated protein, translating into MDSKNPYTMAKLGLDSRDPPEKPERDCGFYAKYFFLFLSLIQFLIILGLVLFMVYGSPQAGNEKQLQGLSSLLQRAEAKADGLGKEVAELKRRLNASQTETALVRKQAAMLNGTLRGCVSEKTKLAEQQRSSMMFFQGWQECSYNLLILNNTCPAKVASLEDQLKMLRLQTQVDQDAAAAEIHRLQDKANRAEQEAKDCRVAKLQVQTREEKYRALESKVVAELRPVQQSLEEAVRRAFLPDQFRSCYQLADVCAGLSGSLQGHLTALSRQVEQKVAEVAAQNGRLEGEKADCGHRLQDKERQAAAQREQAEREKQALREAHTQAAQKAEAERSRVAKEKEELQAQLEHSKQACLRSRPSLMNPGLGPGRFPPSSGNTNPFGSFPGGSPPNLNPGGAPMVPNTFGHPPPWPRPGQPSSGSQGSPNLPERPKMLTPDTAARMPNPPPVGHPR; encoded by the exons ATGGACAGCAAGAACCCGTACACCATGGCCAAGCTGGGCCTGGACTCCCGAGACCCCCCGGAGAAGCCCGAGCGGGACTGCGGCTTCTACGCCAAgtacttcttcctcttcctctcgctGATCCAGTTCCTCATCATCCTGGGCCTGGTGCTCTTCATGGTCTACGGCAGCCCCCAGGCCGGCAACGAGAAGCAGCTCCAGGGCCTGAGCAGTCTCCTCCAGCGGGCAGAAGCCAAGGCCGACGGGCTGGGCAAGGAGGTGGCCGAGCTCAAGCGCCGGCTCAACGCCAGCCAGACCGAGACCGCCCTGGTCCGGAAGCAGGCCGCCATGCTTAACGGGACCCTCCGAGGCTGCGTCAGCGAGAAG ACCAAACTGGCGGAGCAGCAGAGAAGCTCCATGATGTTCTTCCAAGGCTGGCAGGAATGCTCCTACAACCTGCTCATTCTGAACAACACGTGCCCTG CCAAAGTGGCCTCTCTGGAGGACCAGCTGAAGATGCTGCGGCTCCAGACCCAAGTGGACCAGGATGCTGCCGCTGCAGAGATCCATCGCCTGCAGGACAAGGCCAACCGAGCCGAGCAGGAGGCCAAGGACTGCCGGGTGGCGAAGCTGCAGGTCCAGACCCGGGAGGAGAAGTACCGGGCGCTGGAGTCCAAGGTGGTGGCCGAGCTGCGGCCGGTCCAGCAGAGCCTGGAGGAGGCCGTGCGCCGGGCCTTCCTCCCGGATCAGTTCCGGAGCTGCTACCAGTTGGCGGACGTCTGCGCGGGCCTGTCCGGCAGCCTCCAGGGCCACCTGACCGCCTTGTCCAGGCAGGTGGAGCAGAAGGTGGCCGAGGTGGCGGCCCAGAACGGGCGCCTGGAGGGCGAGAAAGCGGACTGCGGGCACCGGCTCCAGGACAAGGAGCGCCAAGCGGCGGCCCAGCGCGAGCAAGCCGAGCGGGAGAAGCAGGCCCTGCGCGAGGCCCACACCCAGGCTGCCCAGAAGGCCGAGGCCGAGCGCAGCCGGGTggccaaggagaaggaggagctcCAGGCGCAGCTCGAGCACAGCAAGCAGGCCTGCCTACGCTCCAGG CCCTCTCTGATGAACCCGGGCCTCGGACCAGGGAGGTTTCCCCCCTCATCCGGCAACACCAACCCTTTTGGCAGCTTCCCAGGGGGCTCTCCTCCGAACCTGAACCCGGGGGGCGCCCCCATGGTGCCCAACACCTTTGGCCACCCGCCTCCGTGGCCGCGGCCTGGACAGCCCAGCTCCGGATCCCAGGGGTCTCCGAACCTTCCTG AGCGGCCCAAGATGTTGACCCCGGACACGGCGGCCAGGATGCCCAACCCACCCCCGGTTGGCCACCCCAGGTAA